Proteins from a genomic interval of Niabella soli DSM 19437:
- the mnmE gene encoding tRNA uridine-5-carboxymethylaminomethyl(34) synthesis GTPase MnmE, protein MNHLSGFEDTIVAIATPPGVGAIGVIRLSGSDALAIAGKIFKGRELTLQPSHTVHFGHIIDPGGGEFIDEVVVTIFKGPKSYTGEDVVEISGHGSPYILRKILEAAVATGARLARAGEYTQRAFLNGKLDLAQAEAVADLIAADSKAQQQAALQQLRGGFSGELAQLRDQLINFAALIELELDFSDEDVEFADRAQFKSLIANLKSQISNLLNSFQLGNVIKNGVAVAIIGKPNVGKSTLLNALLNEERAIVSDIAGTTRDTIEETLNIKGVLFRLIDTAGIREHTLDQIESIGIKRSKQNAEKAALILHLSDITDPDNTPIDWLAPFADKTITVWNKTDHKGNQKSAIRNKESEIAISAKNNTGIEALKDLMYEKAIGDTIKTENTIVTNARHYEALAKMMESLQAIETGMEQGLTGDLLSIDIRRALHYLGAITGQVEVDRDILGTIFGKFCIGK, encoded by the coding sequence ATGAATCATCTTTCTGGGTTTGAAGATACTATCGTCGCTATTGCCACTCCTCCGGGTGTGGGCGCCATTGGCGTCATAAGGCTGAGCGGTTCGGACGCCCTTGCGATTGCGGGTAAAATTTTCAAGGGGCGGGAGCTCACCCTTCAGCCCTCGCATACGGTTCATTTCGGGCATATCATTGATCCGGGTGGAGGGGAGTTTATCGACGAAGTAGTGGTCACCATATTCAAGGGGCCCAAAAGTTATACCGGGGAAGATGTGGTGGAGATCAGCGGGCACGGCTCTCCCTATATTCTCCGGAAAATACTGGAAGCTGCTGTTGCCACCGGCGCCCGGCTGGCCCGGGCCGGTGAATACACCCAGCGGGCCTTCTTAAATGGAAAGCTGGATCTGGCTCAGGCAGAAGCTGTAGCGGACCTGATCGCTGCCGATAGCAAGGCCCAGCAACAGGCAGCCCTGCAACAACTGCGGGGCGGGTTCTCCGGCGAACTGGCCCAACTCCGGGATCAACTGATCAATTTTGCTGCATTAATTGAATTGGAACTGGATTTCAGCGATGAGGACGTGGAGTTTGCCGACCGCGCACAGTTCAAAAGCCTGATCGCAAATCTCAAATCGCAGATCTCAAATTTGCTCAACTCCTTTCAATTAGGCAATGTAATCAAGAATGGCGTTGCCGTTGCCATCATCGGAAAACCCAATGTAGGTAAAAGCACATTGTTAAACGCATTGCTGAATGAGGAACGCGCTATTGTGAGCGATATTGCCGGCACTACGCGGGATACTATTGAGGAAACGCTGAATATAAAGGGAGTGCTGTTCCGGCTGATAGATACAGCAGGCATCCGCGAGCACACGTTGGACCAGATCGAAAGCATCGGCATCAAACGCAGCAAGCAGAACGCGGAGAAAGCAGCATTGATCCTGCACCTGTCAGACATTACCGATCCGGACAATACTCCTATTGACTGGCTGGCGCCTTTTGCTGACAAGACCATTACGGTGTGGAACAAAACCGATCACAAGGGAAATCAGAAATCAGCAATCAGAAATAAAGAATCAGAAATTGCGATCAGTGCAAAAAACAATACCGGCATTGAAGCTCTTAAAGACCTGATGTACGAAAAAGCGATCGGCGATACCATCAAAACTGAAAACACCATTGTAACCAATGCCCGCCATTATGAGGCGCTGGCAAAAATGATGGAAAGCCTTCAGGCCATTGAAACAGGGATGGAACAAGGCCTTACCGGCGATCTGTTATCAATAGATATCCGGCGTGCGCTCCACTATCTTGGTGCCATCACCGGTCAGGTAGAAGTAGACCGGGATATATTAGGAACGATCTTTGGGAAGTTCTGTATTGGGAAATAA
- a CDS encoding NIPSNAP family protein yields MQVRFLPFLVLLFALCPFISKSQKTAQPEYYQLSIYKYSKTEQEAVLKQYFETALVPALHRQQINRVGVFEKIANDTAAVKELYVLIPLKNPGQQELVRQRLQKDAPYLSASQPFREANYKTPAYDRMETIWLKAFALMPALKIPALTGQKQERVYELRSYQSPTEQLFRSKVKMFNEGGEIAIFKNLNFNAVFYGEVIAGCHMPNLMYLTTHENKEDRDAHWKSFGSDPAWKRLNTMEEYKNNVSHIDISFLRPLACSDI; encoded by the coding sequence ATGCAAGTACGGTTTTTGCCTTTCCTGGTTTTATTGTTTGCTCTGTGCCCCTTTATTTCAAAATCTCAAAAAACTGCTCAGCCCGAGTATTACCAATTGTCCATATATAAATATTCCAAAACTGAACAGGAAGCAGTGCTGAAGCAGTATTTTGAAACAGCGCTGGTGCCGGCGCTGCATCGTCAGCAGATCAACCGGGTGGGTGTGTTTGAAAAAATAGCGAATGATACTGCTGCCGTAAAGGAGCTTTATGTATTGATTCCTCTTAAGAACCCCGGTCAACAGGAATTGGTCAGGCAGCGGCTGCAAAAGGATGCGCCTTATCTTTCGGCGAGCCAGCCCTTCCGCGAAGCGAATTATAAAACTCCTGCGTATGACCGTATGGAAACCATATGGCTGAAAGCATTTGCGCTGATGCCGGCGCTGAAGATCCCTGCATTAACGGGACAGAAGCAGGAGCGGGTGTATGAACTCCGCAGTTATCAAAGTCCTACCGAGCAATTATTTCGCAGTAAAGTAAAAATGTTTAACGAGGGCGGTGAGATCGCTATTTTCAAAAACCTGAACTTTAATGCGGTTTTTTATGGGGAAGTGATTGCGGGCTGTCATATGCCCAACCTGATGTACCTGACCACGCATGAAAACAAGGAAGACCGGGATGCCCACTGGAAAAGCTTTGGCAGCGACCCGGCCTGGAAACGGCTGAATACAATGGAGGAGTATAAAAACAATGTTTCTCATATCGATATTTCTTTTCTTCGACCTCTGGCTTGTTCGGATATTTAA
- the truB gene encoding tRNA pseudouridine(55) synthase TruB, with product MKKEHLKEIDFAEGAVLLIDKPLEWTSFDVVRKVRNLIRVKKVGHAGTLDPLATGLLVVCTGKFTKQINTYMAREKEYTGTFTIGAVTPTYDLESSPENFKPYEHITLFEIEAATHQFTGTIQQIPPAHSAIKKDGKRVYELARKGIEVQLDPRTVVISSFEIDATRLPEIAFKVVCSTGTYIRSLAHDFGQALGCGAYLSSLRRTRIGSFSVNEAITMDAFTEAMKERKADL from the coding sequence ATGAAAAAGGAACATTTAAAAGAGATCGATTTTGCCGAAGGCGCGGTATTACTGATCGATAAACCGTTGGAGTGGACGTCTTTTGACGTGGTGCGGAAAGTGCGGAACCTGATCCGGGTAAAAAAAGTAGGGCATGCAGGCACGCTGGACCCCCTGGCAACGGGTTTGCTGGTGGTTTGTACGGGAAAGTTCACCAAGCAGATCAATACGTATATGGCGCGGGAAAAGGAATATACCGGCACTTTTACGATCGGCGCCGTTACGCCTACTTACGACCTGGAAAGCAGCCCTGAGAATTTTAAACCTTACGAGCATATTACCCTTTTTGAAATAGAAGCAGCCACGCATCAATTTACAGGAACCATCCAGCAAATCCCCCCGGCACATTCTGCTATTAAAAAGGATGGTAAACGGGTGTATGAGTTGGCGCGTAAGGGAATCGAAGTGCAACTGGATCCCCGGACGGTAGTAATTTCAAGCTTTGAAATAGACGCTACCAGGCTCCCGGAGATCGCTTTTAAAGTGGTTTGTTCTACCGGAACCTATATCCGGAGCCTGGCGCATGATTTTGGACAGGCCCTGGGCTGCGGCGCTTATTTGAGCAGTCTGCGGCGCACCCGCATCGGGTCGTTTTCCGTTAACGAAGCGATTACGATGGATGCGTTCACGGAAGCTATGAAGGAACGGAAGGCCGATCTGTGA